The genomic window TGGCAACAACGGTGGCTGCGGCGGCTACCGGTGCCACTGCGCGGACGGCTTCCTGCTGCGGCTGCGGCTGACGTGCGGGCTTTTCGGCCTGTGCGTTCTGCTGCGGGGCCTGCTTGTCGGCGTCCTGCTGCGGCTTGGGCTGCTTCGGCTGCTTGGGCTGCTTGGGCTGCTGCTGTTGCTCGTTGTTGCGCTGCTGCTTGGGCTGCTGGGCCTGCTCGCCGCGCTGTTCATTGCGCTGCTGCTTGGGCTGCTGCTGGGCGCCGTTCTGCGCCTGCGGCTGGGCCTGCTGCTGCGGCTTGTCGGTGCCCTGGCGGCGCTCGTCACGACGCTGCTCGTCGCGGCGGTTGCCGTTGGCATTGCCGCCATTGCCACCCTTGCCGCCACGCGCCTGCTGGCCATTACGGCCGTCGCGGCGCTGGTTGCGGTCGTTGCGGCCGCTGTCCTGACGCTGCGGTTGTGCCGGTGCGGCAGTGCTTGCCGGCTCGCCGCCAAAGACGCGCTTGAGCCAGCCCATCACGCCGCCAGCGGCGGGTGCGACAGGTGCGGCAACCGGTGCCGGTGCCGGAGCGACGTCGGCGATCTCGCGTACCGGTGCCGGCTGGCTGTGCTTGACGTGGGTCACGGCCGGTGCCGGCGGAATGTTCAGCTGTGCCTTGGTCAGTGCATGCACCGGCAACTTGCGCGGGGTGCCGCGCTGGTAGCTGGGCTTGTTCGACTCTTCACCCAGCTCGTTGTCGCGCAGGCGCGTGACTTCGTAGTGCGGGGTGTGCAGCTGCTCATCGGCAACGATGACGATCGGGGCGTCGTGGCGCTGCTCGATTTCACGCAGTGCGCTGCGCTTCTCGTTGAGCAGGTAGTTGGCGATCTCGACCGGTGCCTGCACCAGTACCTGTCCGGTGTTTTCCTTCATCGCATGCTCTTCGGCAACGCGGATGATGGACAGCGACAGCGACTCGATGCTGCGCATGCGGCCCTGGCCGTCACAACGCGGGCAGACGATCTGGCTGGATTCGCCCAGGCTCGGACGCAGGCGCTGGCGGCTCATTTCCATCAGGCCAAAGCGCGAGATGCGGCCCAGCTGAACGCGGGCGCGGTCGTACTTCAGCGCATTCTGCAGGCGGTTTTCGACTTCGCGCTGGTGCTTGCTGGAGGACATGTCGATGAAATCGATGACCACCAGGCCGCCCAGGTCGCGCAGACGCAGCTGGCGGGCCACTTCTTCGGCGGCCTCCAGGTTGGTCTGGAACGCGGTGTCCTCGATGTCGCTGCCCTTGGTGGAGCGGGCCGAGTTGACGTCGACGGCAGTCAGCGCCTCGGTCTGGTCAACCACGATCGAGCCGCCGGACGGCAGGCGCACATTACGCTCGTAGATCGCCTCGATCTGCGATTCGATCTGGAAGCGGTTGAACAGCGGGATGTCATCTTTGTAATGCTTGAGCTTGCGCAGGGTCTGCGGCATCACCTGCTGCATGAAGTCGCGTGCAGTCTCGTACAGCTCTTCGGTGTCGACCAGGATCTCGCCGACGTCCGAGCGCAGGTAGTCGCGCAGGGCGCGCACGATCAGGCGCGATTCCTGGTAGATCAGGAACGGGGCCGGCTTGGTCAGTGCGGCTTCGGCGATCGAGCGCCATACCTGCAGCAGGTAGTCCAGATCCCACTGCAGCTCTTCGGCATCGCGGCCGACGCCAGCGGTGCGGATGATCACGCCCATGTCGTCGGGGATGTTGAGCTTGTCCAGCGCTTCCTTCAGGGCGGCGCGGTCTTCACCTTCGATGCGACGGGAAACGCCGCCGGCAGAAGGGGAGTTGGGCATCAGCACCATGTAGCGGCCGGCCAGGGAGATGAAGGTGGTCAGGGCGGCGCCCTTGTTGCCACGTTCTTCCTTGTCGACCTGCACGACGATTTCCTGGCCTTCGCGCAGGAGTTCCTTGATGGTGGCCTTGTTATGGTCCACGCCCGCCTGGAAGTAATCGCGGGAGATTTCCTTCAGCGGCAGAAAGCCGTGGCGGTCCCCGCCGTACTCGACAAAGGCGGCCTCGAGCGACGGCTCCAGGCGGGTGATGCGGCCCTTGTAGATGTTGGACTTCTTCTGTTCCTTCGACGGCTGTTCGATGTCGATGTCGTACAGGTTCTGCCCGTCGACGATGGCCACGCGCAGTTCTTCAGCCTGCGTGGCATTGATCAGCATTCGCTTCATTGTGCGTTCCTCGCGCGCTGCTACCGCGCGGAACGCCATGGGGTTTCGCCTCTGGACACGGTTCGCCGCCCATTCGCGCAGGCGCGGGCAGGGCGGCTTGGGTTTCCAGCGCTACGACACCACGGCAGGCCGCGGGAGCGCTTCTTTCTTGTTTTAGGTGTTTCAGGGCCGGCGGCCGCCCGCGGCCGGAGCCGATGGCGTCGCGCGGGACATGGGTTTCGTCCAGCTCAGATGCTTTTTGAGCATCCGGCGATGGCCGGGGACGCCGACGAGCCGCTAACATGGCCGCCCCGGGGGCGGTGGCCGCGCACTGTGCCGGATTCGTGGGGAGCGGGGCTTCTGGCCCTGACCAACTTCCAACGAAATCAATCCCTTATATCGCCCCCCGAGTGTAGCAGAATAAATAGGCCGATGACTGATTCCGACAAGCCCCAAGCACCGCCTGCCGCCAAGAGCAGCGTGCGCATGATCAAAGTACCCGAAGACAGGGCAGGACAACGGCTGGACAACTTTTTGTTGGGCCAATTGAAGGGTGCGCCACGCAGCCTGGTATACAAACTGGTGCGCAGCGGGCAGGTCCGTGTGAACGGTGGCCGTGCCAAGGCTGACCGCAAGCTGGACGGTGGGGAGGAGGTCCGTATTCCGCCGGTCAATCTCAATGAGATTGGAGACAAGGCGCCGCCTCCGGCAAGTTTCCTGCAGCGCATGGAGGAGGCCATCGTTTTCGAGGATGCCAAGCTGCTGGTGATCAACAAGCCGACCGGTGTGGCCAGCCATGGCGGCAGCGGTATCAGCCACGGTGCGATTGAAACGATGCGCGCGCTGCGGCCGAACATGAACCTGGAGCTGGTGCACCGGCTGGACCGGGATACCTCCGGCCTGCTGATCATCGCCAAGAAGCGTTCGGCCCTGGTCGAGCTGCAGGCCTTGCTGCGTGAAGACCATGGCGGCATCCAGAAGCGTTACCTGACCCTGCTGGCCGGGCGCATGCCCGATGGTGTGATGAGCGTAGATGCACCGTTGCATGTGGGGCTCCGCCAGGGCGGCGAGCGCCATGTGCAGGTGAATGCGATCGGCAAGCCGTCGCTGAGCCATTTCAAGGTGCTGGAGCGCCGCGGCGGCCAGTCCTACTGCGAAGTCCGGATCGAAACCGGCCGCACCCACCAGATCCGCGTGCATGCTCAGCATATTG from Stenotrophomonas nitritireducens includes these protein-coding regions:
- a CDS encoding RluA family pseudouridine synthase, which gives rise to MTDSDKPQAPPAAKSSVRMIKVPEDRAGQRLDNFLLGQLKGAPRSLVYKLVRSGQVRVNGGRAKADRKLDGGEEVRIPPVNLNEIGDKAPPPASFLQRMEEAIVFEDAKLLVINKPTGVASHGGSGISHGAIETMRALRPNMNLELVHRLDRDTSGLLIIAKKRSALVELQALLREDHGGIQKRYLTLLAGRMPDGVMSVDAPLHVGLRQGGERHVQVNAIGKPSLSHFKVLERRGGQSYCEVRIETGRTHQIRVHAQHIGHPVAGDDKYGDPAVNKRFREQIGLKRLFLHAASLEFALDGGKTPYVLNAPLPPDLVDAMNKL
- a CDS encoding Rne/Rng family ribonuclease; this encodes MKRMLINATQAEELRVAIVDGQNLYDIDIEQPSKEQKKSNIYKGRITRLEPSLEAAFVEYGGDRHGFLPLKEISRDYFQAGVDHNKATIKELLREGQEIVVQVDKEERGNKGAALTTFISLAGRYMVLMPNSPSAGGVSRRIEGEDRAALKEALDKLNIPDDMGVIIRTAGVGRDAEELQWDLDYLLQVWRSIAEAALTKPAPFLIYQESRLIVRALRDYLRSDVGEILVDTEELYETARDFMQQVMPQTLRKLKHYKDDIPLFNRFQIESQIEAIYERNVRLPSGGSIVVDQTEALTAVDVNSARSTKGSDIEDTAFQTNLEAAEEVARQLRLRDLGGLVVIDFIDMSSSKHQREVENRLQNALKYDRARVQLGRISRFGLMEMSRQRLRPSLGESSQIVCPRCDGQGRMRSIESLSLSIIRVAEEHAMKENTGQVLVQAPVEIANYLLNEKRSALREIEQRHDAPIVIVADEQLHTPHYEVTRLRDNELGEESNKPSYQRGTPRKLPVHALTKAQLNIPPAPAVTHVKHSQPAPVREIADVAPAPAPVAAPVAPAAGGVMGWLKRVFGGEPASTAAPAQPQRQDSGRNDRNQRRDGRNGQQARGGKGGNGGNANGNRRDEQRRDERRQGTDKPQQQAQPQAQNGAQQQPKQQRNEQRGEQAQQPKQQRNNEQQQQPKQPKQPKQPKPQQDADKQAPQQNAQAEKPARQPQPQQEAVRAVAPVAAAATVVANEVVANTEAVVKETSLAAEIAKPVIVAEDQPAMAVVVDENGVPVAGEEAAGEAGGRRRRGRRGGRRRRRGNGEGAAGSDNLGGDEDGIDGIDDADGEVAEAPTKATSSQPEFEFDDEPAPAATSAAVADSKPSAPVEAKTAEMKPAEFKQAETKPSVTPAVETKPAATVPAPTAAAVVASTPAVVAEAPAQVAAPVEQVAVKAEQAAAPAQAAAEPVADAPAAATEAVAKETVVAPAIASAPAAGAPVIAAPVAIAPVSVAPAVVSAPKPETAAPAAPQNGQLFAQAAVAEERTEKAVAEAVVPAPVAALAEPAKSESTVAAVEAEAEAEKKQDDQPHNV